In Lysobacter luteus, a single window of DNA contains:
- a CDS encoding YceI family protein has protein sequence MRRLAVAVLACVAGFGGTAQAAEPEAWKLDPVHTRVVFAVSHAGFSSAIGTVSGSEGGLLYTPGEWDGARLVVEVPITRLDLGDADWNRAALAPNLLDGDTHPTARFVSNTVTALDPHRAEVCGDLTLRGVTRPLCMQVTANAVERHPMPPFRQTAGFSATATLSRSAHGLDAWPSMIGDTVELRIEAEATRASRSFAERLFGEAQAGPTNHDTTAPGEQP, from the coding sequence CTGCGCCGCCTTGCGGTGGCGGTGCTCGCCTGCGTCGCGGGCTTCGGCGGAACCGCCCAGGCCGCCGAACCGGAAGCATGGAAGCTCGACCCGGTCCACACGCGGGTGGTGTTCGCGGTTTCGCATGCGGGCTTCTCCAGCGCCATCGGCACCGTCTCGGGCAGCGAGGGCGGCCTGCTCTACACGCCCGGGGAGTGGGACGGAGCCCGACTGGTGGTCGAAGTACCGATCACGCGGCTCGACCTCGGCGACGCCGACTGGAACCGGGCGGCGCTCGCGCCCAACCTGCTCGATGGCGACACCCACCCCACCGCGCGCTTCGTCTCCAACACCGTCACCGCGCTCGACCCGCACCGGGCGGAAGTGTGCGGGGACCTCACCCTGCGCGGTGTCACCCGCCCGCTGTGCATGCAGGTCACCGCCAACGCGGTCGAGCGCCACCCGATGCCGCCGTTCCGGCAGACCGCCGGTTTTTCCGCGACCGCCACGCTCAGTCGCAGCGCGCATGGCCTCGATGCGTGGCCGTCGATGATCGGCGACACGGTTGAGCTGCGCATCGAAGCCGAAGCCACCCGCGCCAGCCGCTCGTTCGCCGAACGCCTGTTCGGCGAAGCGCAGGCAGGACCGACCAACCACGACACCACCGCGCCAGGGGAACAACCATGA